In a genomic window of Nodosilinea sp. E11:
- a CDS encoding HAMP domain-containing sensor histidine kinase, translating to MLVSHSSDNQAKLSQTSEELRRNSKKIMELWEKRARDEVSASIHQDSLALQNSLPLYLDQLADELSNQSKKTSLQTEDVKLKNTQIGRNHGHERAGYVDYTMSQLILEYHILRQVIFQILEKETPLSPRARDIIIDSIEQAVNDAATQFSDTLRDIQEMFMVTLTHDLRGPVNVVKMGTQLILRRFELGDTHLDITVRMISAIERMDAMIQNLLDASRLRAGQGLKLEFEDCKLDQLLHEVIEDLSFTHGDRFVIVSESNVVSRCSRKQIRRVIENLAVNAIKYGDSDAPITLTLQKTSDHIQLAIHNRGNPIPPETQAILFQQFRRPPSAEEKTGWGLGLFLAKNIIEAHRGTIEIDSCEAQGTKFVIRLPK from the coding sequence ATGCTAGTCTCCCACTCCTCAGACAACCAAGCTAAGCTAAGCCAAACCTCTGAGGAACTGAGAAGAAATTCTAAAAAAATTATGGAATTATGGGAGAAGCGTGCCCGTGATGAGGTAAGTGCGTCTATTCACCAGGACTCTCTGGCCTTACAAAACTCTTTACCTTTATATTTAGATCAGCTAGCTGACGAACTCTCTAACCAGTCTAAAAAAACATCTCTTCAAACTGAAGATGTCAAGTTAAAAAATACTCAAATCGGCAGAAATCATGGCCACGAGCGAGCCGGTTATGTTGACTACACTATGAGTCAGCTTATCTTGGAATATCACATCTTGCGGCAGGTAATATTTCAGATTTTAGAAAAAGAAACCCCTTTAAGTCCGCGCGCCCGCGACATTATTATTGACTCCATTGAGCAAGCCGTTAATGATGCAGCCACTCAATTTTCAGATACGTTGAGAGACATCCAAGAGATGTTTATGGTAACTCTAACTCACGACCTTAGAGGCCCGGTTAATGTTGTAAAGATGGGCACTCAACTGATTCTCCGTCGGTTTGAGCTAGGCGACACCCACTTAGATATTACGGTGAGAATGATTAGCGCCATTGAGCGGATGGATGCCATGATTCAGAACCTGCTCGATGCCAGTCGGCTAAGAGCCGGACAGGGGTTAAAGCTAGAGTTTGAAGACTGCAAGCTGGATCAGCTGCTTCACGAGGTAATTGAAGATTTAAGCTTTACCCATGGCGATCGCTTTGTGATCGTCTCAGAGTCAAATGTGGTCAGCCGTTGCAGTCGCAAACAAATCCGCAGGGTGATTGAAAATCTAGCGGTTAATGCCATCAAGTATGGCGACTCTGATGCCCCCATTACCCTAACCCTACAAAAAACTAGCGACCATATCCAGCTCGCCATCCACAACCGAGGTAATCCCATTCCTCCAGAGACCCAGGCCATTTTATTTCAGCAGTTTCGTCGTCCCCCCTCGGCAGAGGAAAAAACCGGCTGGGGTCTAGGTTTATTTTTAGCTAAAAATA